DNA sequence from the Drosophila sechellia strain sech25 chromosome 3L, ASM438219v1, whole genome shotgun sequence genome:
AATTCTTCGAAAAGATAGGTAGTTTAGTAGAGTCGGGATTAATTAATATTCCAGACAATTCTCTGGTGAATTCTCTAGAATGCAAGTGTTTTTAGCTTTAGCCCTGCTCGCAGGCTTGGCTTTCTCGGGTGAGTTATAGGCGTTAGAATGCTGAAGTGTTTAGCCAAACAAAGAATAATTGTTTCTGCGTTTGTGTGCGCTTTAAACTAATGCACACATGCATATATTAAAACAATCGAGGTCATCGTTTTAGAATTGAAACTTTACCTTATCAGTGTTTTTGCCAAAGtgaaaaaattacatttttatttaacataCAAATTAGATCAAATAAatgtaatttgatttttaaatggTTAGAATTATATTCCGTCCAGTGGGCATGTACTGCTATTTTGACCGCAGCtgtgtatatgtacatatatatgtatatacaaagTTTATAAGCAATGGCGTGAGCTTGAGCCTCGATGGCTGCCCTTTACCGTTTGATATTGCCAAATTCCCgctcattttcttttcatcTGAATCTCTCCCCACTTTCGCCAACGACAATAGCTAATGCCACGAATCCGCCGAAATGGGATCCAAACTACATAGTCAAAGGAACCCTGTACATTCCGTACGCCGAGATTGCGGAACCCTTTTACGCCTGGTATGACAAGAATACGAAGCGATCCCGCATCGATTACTACGGCGGAATGGTGAAGACGTACCAGCTGGCTGGCGAGGGTCAGTACGGAACCCTGCTGAAGCTGGCACCGATTACCACCAAGACGGAGAACAACAAGCTAACCTGTCTCCAAGTGAATGGAACCGCCAACCAGACTATCGATATTCAGAGCATCCTGCCCGATGCGAAACCCTTCAGCCTGGTGGGCACCGAGTCCTTTTTGGGCTACACGTGCGACAAGTTCCGCCTGGAGTCGACCATTGGCCAAAAGAAGAACATCTATACGCTGTGGGTGCGGTACAAGAAGTCGCCGCATTATCCCTCTAGCAGAATGCCCATTCCTGTGCGCTACGAGATGAGGGGCTATAATACCCTGCTAGGATCCCACTACGACCATTACTACTTGGACTATGACAGCTACGAGCACGATGATATTCCCAACGAGGTGTTCGAGATCGATGACAGCCTGCAGTGCGTCGGATTCCCCGGACCCGGCACCGGTCACTATGCCACCTTCAATCCCATGCAGGAGTTCATATCCGGAACCGATGAGCATGTGGACAAGGCCTTCCATCACTTCAAGCGCAAGCATGGAGTTGCTTATCACAGCGACACGGAGCACGAGCATCGCAAGAACATCTTCCGTCAGAACCTCCGCTACATCCACTCCAAGAACCGGGCCAAACTCACCTACACGCTGGCCGTCAATCACTTGGCCGACAAGACCGAAGAGGAGTTGAAAGCACGTCGCGGATACAAATCATCGGGCATCTACAACACCGGCAAGCCGTTCCCCTATGATGTGCCCAAGTACAAGGACGAGATTCCCGACCAGTACGACTGGCGGCTGTACGGCGCTGTCACTCCGGTGAAAGGTGGGTTCTTTCATTCCATAAGTTCTTACTTAGATGACTTTGATAATAATTAATTGCTTAAAACGTAAACTACCCTTAGATCAATCTGTGTGCGGATCGTGCTGGTCATTTGGCACCATTGGCCACCTGGAGGGCGCCTTCTTCCTGAAGAACGGCGGCAATCTGGTCCGGCTCTCCCAGCAGGCGCTGATTGACTGCTCGTGGGCCTATGGCAACAATGGCTGCGATGGCGGCGAGGATTTCCGCGTTTACCAGTGGATGCTGCAGTCCGGCGGAGTGCCCACGGAGGAGGAGTACGGTCCCTATCTGGGCCAGGATGGCTACTGTCACGTCAACAACGTGACGCTGGTGGCACCCATTAAGGGATTCGTCAATGTGACCTCCAACGATCCAAATGCCTTCAAGCTGGCTCTGCTCAAGCACGGGCCTCTGTCGGTGGCCATTGATGCTTCTCCCAAGACATTTAGCTTCTACTCGCACGGAGTTTACTATGAGCCAACGTGCAAGAACGATGTAGATGGACTGGATCATGCTGTCTTGGCCGTGGGCTATGGCTCCATCAACGGAGAGGACTACTGGCTGGTGAAGAACTCGTGGTCCACCTACTGGGGCAACGATGGCTACATCCTGATGTCGGCCAAGAAGAACAATTGCGGTGTCATGACCATGCCCACTTATGTGGAGATGTAGATCGTCCCGCTCCCACCTAcatatttcttattttgtGTACTCTTTTTATTTCCACGCCCCCAGGGCGCTAAATATGCAATACATTTCATGAACTCTTTTGTAATCCAAGTCTTTTGAATCTTATCACTGCTCCGCCTGGCCGGAGATGGAGCTAAGTTTAGCTTGGGCCATTATCTGCGCAGTCTATGGTGTTTCTTAAGTCCGATAAGCCTGGAAGACAATGACCATTTACCAGTTGAACTTTGCGCAAGTTGCAACAGTTTTATGCGAATCGGGGTCTTTGCCATTAGTAGTGGAAATAATTTCTACAGTAAAAACTCgctacatttttaaaaattttaatcgtGTAATTATGAAAACTATTCTATAAAGTCTACATATAATTAGTTCTAATAAGCTttacttaaaataagaaaacattataattttttattaaaaaaatttgcaaGTTAAAGGattctattttatttagtttttcaattacaataaattacaaatttacCATGACGAATACTTTCAACtgattttacaatttttactGCTACactacttttaattttatattaattgttcatttgtatataatatatatttataaagtaattttctaacacaaaaaataagtctaaaattttaatgcatATTTATTGGCAGAGATGTTGCATCCCTGGAATTGCGCCAATTGGTATTTTTCTGCTGTCACTTGATGGTCATCCGATGCAGTTTAGTTATTCTTTTTGAATAGTATTTGCTTAGAATCGAAGGAAACCCCGAAGACATGAATGAATTGGCGAAGATGTGCCGAGTGTGCATGGACGAGTCGGATGACCTGCTAGACATCTACGACAACAAGAGCTGGGGGGACAGGCTGAGCGCCGATCTACAGAGAACCAAGGAGCCGGAGCCCACGCCGGCTGAGTTGCTGAATATCTGCAGCGCATATCCAGTGGATACCGGGGACGGCTTTCCGCTGAAGATTTGCGAGCCGTGCCTGATAAAACTGCGTGAGGCCTTGAGATTCAAGAGGCGCTACACAAGGACCATGGAATACGTAGCGCGCGTGAAGAGGGAGCAAAGCGACAAGGAGACATGCGATCTCCTGGAGGCCGAGGATTGGGATTTCGCGGATCCCATCAAGAGCGAaaacgaggaggaggaggacgggGACGGGGACGATAAGCAGCTGAAGAAGGAGAATAACAACGAGGTGGAAAAGAAGCGGTCCTTCAAATGCGCCGACTGCCCGAAAAGTTTCACCGGCAAGGCCCATTTGACCCTACACAGTCGCACCCACACCAAAGTATCCACGAGGACAAAACGAAAAACTCTTAAATAGCCCTACCGATCTCAGCCCACCGTTAAGCGCTTGGCAAAATATAGCCAACTACAATAGTTATTAATCATCTTGTataatcattttaaaaataagttccatatattttttaagtagAAACAAGTTAGGGACTAATGATGAAAGTACATATGGAGTGTAGTTTTAAAAACTATTGCATGTtctcatataaataaatgataagCGGATCGATTCAGAATAGTTTTTAAGCAGCTTTCTCACTTTGGTTGCCAATACTAGCTTTGTCGACAAGAAAACAAGAAGGATTATATGGACATTAAAGATAGGAAATTATCTTTAACAAATCTCTTAAACTACTCAACTCAACTCTCAACTACTTAAGcttatttctttttgtttcttgGCTGCTCGTCCGTGTCTTCTCTCCCGTGTGTGTTGTCATATGTCTCTGTAGGCCGTTTAGTTGCTTGAACCTTTGCTGGCAAATGGAACATTTGAAGGGCTGTTCACCAGTATGAGTCCGGGTGTGGACTTGCAGTTGACCGAATTGCCGGAAGCGCTTGGGGCAGTTCGGACAACCGAAGGGACGCTCGCCGGTGTGACAGCGTGTGTGGCTCTGCAGGTTGCCCTTCTGGGCAAAGGATCGCGGACATAGGGAGCACTTGTAGGGTCGCTCGCCAGTATGTACGCGCATGTGAATAACTAGGTTTTGTTTTTGGATGAACGACTGTTTGCAGAGCTTGCACCGATATGGTCCGCGACCCCTTTTCGGTTTGCCCCGTATTGAGGCGTTCCAGGTTTTATCATCATCTTCGTGGTCAAGGTCACTATCCGGGCTCCATGAGTCATTATCCGAGTAGGATCTCGCCCTCCTCTTGGACTTATTGTCTGGCGTCTTTATTGGAGCATCACTTTGCGCGAGCTCATGCTCATTGTTGTCTGGAAGAGGAGAAGGCATTGGCTGCGGCTCTGGAGACATGTACTTAACCTGTACAAGCTCAACTAAAAGAGGTTCCCGGCCATGAGGTTCGGATGTATCCGACGTTGCACCACCTTTAATTACCGAGACCGGCATCTGTGGCTCAATGCTATCCTTTATATTCAGGCAATACTCTATATCGTCCAGCTCCTTCATCATCAGCCGCAGCTGGTCAAAGTACTGATGGCTCTTTCGGCATTGCCGTCTTAGCCGATAGGCATTTCTTACGGCCTCCGCACACTCCACGCAGATGAACTGTGGCATTCCGTCCTCCTTGTCCACGCTGCATCCGCTGCATTCCCTCAGCATTGTTGCCAAGACCGGCTCCGGCTCCTGGACCCGATTGGAGGCACATGGCTCTGTAAATATATCCAACAGGCAGTCGGATTCGTCCCTGCAAACGCGGCACATTTTCGAAATGTCCATCATGGCCGATTTCTAGAGCTTCGTAGGCAGGATCAAAAATAAGCAATATCAACAAAATGCaacttgaaaataaaataccaATCACTGGAATATACcgaaaaaataccaaataatCAGCTGTGCtttgcattttattaatttatcagCTTTGATTTATGATTTAAAGATGTTTTTTTTAAGCTAAAAATGggttttacatattttttaaatattttattttaatcttGCTCTTAGAGCATCAGAATATTCCCCACTTATCGATATACCTTAAAGCTGTACAATTGGCGCGAAGTTTAAAATATAACGCTGTTTTGAATATGAGTTTGTTGTATGAAATCACGCAAAAACAATAGTTTGACAATAATTGAATTGAACTTAAGAACTTGCTTgtacaaataaataacaatatatGTAGTCTACGAGCGTAAATTGATGTGCTTCGCAAACTTTACAAACTTAGATGCATACATATTCTATAGATTATATTCAAtaactaaacaaaaacattcaaCATTAAGATCTTGGAATGCAAATTCGTCCCAGATTCTACTTGGTATTGTACATGGATGCAATTGCAGGATCTTCCGTTTCGTAGATGATAAGCACATCCCTGAATTTATCCAGCAATTGCAGCAGTTGCGAACGGCGCAGGTTCTCGAAGTACATGATCTCCTCCAGATGGTGCTCGCTCTTAAAGTAACCCATCTGATACAGCTTCACAAGCAGTGAGAGATCATCCACGTTGGCAGAGGCGGGAATTCGACGGATGGCGGCTCGATCCGCATCGCTGAAAACCTGTAGGAGCTCCTTCAACTTCTGCTCATCCTCCATGGAATCGAGGCTGTCGCAATTGTCCGTGCTCATCGAGGCGGTGATGCTGAAATTGGACTTGTGGCTGGATGATGGCTGCACGGCGATGTTGTCCGAGGCCAGTGAGGAATGATCCTCGGACACCTCTCGACGATGTCCGCCCACCAATACCGCTGGCACTGGCAACGGATGACTGGACATGCTAAGCATGGAGCCATGCAACTCGTCCGCATCTGGTTCTTGGTCACCTTCTTCATCGCTAATGGCATCCCTTAGATGGTTGCTGCAGGAGGCCGAATCTCCGAATTCATCCTCGCTGGGCATAAACTGAACGTACGTGTGCAGCTGCATGAGCAGATGATGCTGCAGCATCCAAATCACCATTTGTGCGAGGATACCCTGTCGCGCCGGCTGCTGCAGGGGCGTGGTTAAGTGCCCAATCGAAGTGGGCAATGAGAAATCGGAAATCACCTCAAACAG
Encoded proteins:
- the LOC6605627 gene encoding zinc finger protein 677, with amino-acid sequence MMDISKMCRVCRDESDCLLDIFTEPCASNRVQEPEPVLATMLRECSGCSVDKEDGMPQFICVECAEAVRNAYRLRRQCRKSHQYFDQLRLMMKELDDIEYCLNIKDSIEPQMPVSVIKGGATSDTSEPHGREPLLVELVQVKYMSPEPQPMPSPLPDNNEHELAQSDAPIKTPDNKSKRRARSYSDNDSWSPDSDLDHEDDDKTWNASIRGKPKRGRGPYRCKLCKQSFIQKQNLVIHMRVHTGERPYKCSLCPRSFAQKGNLQSHTRCHTGERPFGCPNCPKRFRQFGQLQVHTRTHTGEQPFKCSICQQRFKQLNGLQRHMTTHTGEKTRTSSQETKRNKLK
- the LOC6605625 gene encoding digestive cysteine proteinase 1, translating into MQVFLALALLAGLAFSANATNPPKWDPNYIVKGTLYIPYAEIAEPFYAWYDKNTKRSRIDYYGGMVKTYQLAGEGQYGTLLKLAPITTKTENNKLTCLQVNGTANQTIDIQSILPDAKPFSLVGTESFLGYTCDKFRLESTIGQKKNIYTLWVRYKKSPHYPSSRMPIPVRYEMRGYNTLLGSHYDHYYLDYDSYEHDDIPNEVFEIDDSLQCVGFPGPGTGHYATFNPMQEFISGTDEHVDKAFHHFKRKHGVAYHSDTEHEHRKNIFRQNLRYIHSKNRAKLTYTLAVNHLADKTEEELKARRGYKSSGIYNTGKPFPYDVPKYKDEIPDQYDWRLYGAVTPVKDQSVCGSCWSFGTIGHLEGAFFLKNGGNLVRLSQQALIDCSWAYGNNGCDGGEDFRVYQWMLQSGGVPTEEEYGPYLGQDGYCHVNNVTLVAPIKGFVNVTSNDPNAFKLALLKHGPLSVAIDASPKTFSFYSHGVYYEPTCKNDVDGLDHAVLAVGYGSINGEDYWLVKNSWSTYWGNDGYILMSAKKNNCGVMTMPTYVEM
- the LOC6605626 gene encoding LOW QUALITY PROTEIN: uncharacterized protein LOC6605626 (The sequence of the model RefSeq protein was modified relative to this genomic sequence to represent the inferred CDS: substituted 1 base at 1 genomic stop codon) translates to MVIRCSLVILFEXYLLRIEGNPEDMNELAKMCRVCMDESDDLLDIYDNKSWGDRLSADLQRTKEPEPTPAELLNICSAYPVDTGDGFPLKICEPCLIKLREALRFKRRYTRTMEYVARVKREQSDKETCDLLEAEDWDFADPIKSENEEEEDGDGDDKQLKKENNNEVEKKRSFKCADCPKSFTGKAHLTLHSRTHTKVSTRTKRKTLK